A genomic region of Mesorhizobium sp. NZP2077 contains the following coding sequences:
- a CDS encoding MoaD/ThiS family protein, which translates to MVEVTLWGALGQLAGGKSKVEVEAKDIRELFRKLAEQYPGFEPWIDRGIAVAIDGVIYRDTWSKELPEGAEIFLLPRLAGG; encoded by the coding sequence ATGGTCGAAGTCACCCTTTGGGGCGCGCTCGGCCAGCTCGCCGGTGGCAAGAGCAAGGTCGAGGTCGAGGCCAAGGACATCAGGGAGCTGTTCAGGAAACTGGCTGAACAGTATCCCGGCTTCGAGCCGTGGATCGATCGCGGGATTGCGGTCGCGATCGACGGGGTGATTTATCGCGATACGTGGAGCAAGGAGCTGCCGGAGGGGGCGGAGATTTTTCTGCTGCCGCGGCTGGCTGGGGGGTAG
- a CDS encoding CBASS oligonucleotide cyclase — translation MGGSGGGGPFVHRTPENLRNVVRKSEDETTVAAFGAELSRMLGDLLGSFNSRDLHLTNSRLDEVKNALQGATEASFDQLFGGSVAKHTYVDGLSDIDSLILINGSGLERKSPQEVLERMDDIIRNHLGSHAAVDHGRMAVTVTFRDGMVIQLLPAIKTDDSHLRVPSSRRDDWSKINPIAFQEALTRRNQECGSKLVPTIKLAKAINGQLPEGQRLSGYHIEALAIAAFKNYKGELTTSKMLPAFFEHARELVLSPVRDSTGQSVHVDEHLGPPNNETRLALSHVLGRIARRMRNASAAGSTPQWRAIFGLDQ, via the coding sequence ATGGGAGGCAGTGGTGGTGGCGGGCCTTTCGTACATCGGACACCCGAGAACTTGCGAAACGTTGTGCGAAAATCTGAGGACGAAACGACGGTTGCAGCATTTGGAGCTGAACTGTCTCGAATGCTCGGCGACTTACTAGGCAGCTTTAACAGCCGCGATTTGCATTTGACCAATTCGCGCCTCGACGAAGTCAAGAACGCCTTGCAGGGCGCAACCGAGGCTTCATTCGACCAGCTCTTTGGCGGCTCGGTAGCCAAACATACCTATGTGGATGGTCTAAGCGATATCGATTCTTTGATCTTAATTAATGGTTCAGGCCTTGAGAGGAAAAGCCCGCAAGAGGTCCTGGAGCGGATGGACGATATCATTAGAAATCATCTGGGGAGTCATGCGGCCGTCGATCACGGGAGGATGGCTGTCACCGTGACCTTTCGCGATGGCATGGTAATCCAACTTCTGCCCGCGATAAAAACGGATGACAGTCATCTTCGCGTGCCGTCTTCCAGGCGTGACGACTGGTCCAAAATCAATCCGATAGCCTTTCAAGAAGCATTAACACGTCGGAACCAGGAATGCGGCAGCAAACTTGTCCCGACGATAAAGTTAGCAAAGGCGATAAATGGCCAATTGCCAGAGGGGCAGCGACTTAGCGGTTATCATATTGAAGCTTTAGCAATTGCCGCATTTAAAAATTACAAAGGTGAATTGACCACATCCAAAATGCTCCCCGCTTTTTTTGAACATGCGCGCGAGTTGGTGCTATCCCCGGTCAGGGACAGCACTGGGCAATCCGTACACGTCGATGAGCACCTTGGCCCACCAAACAATGAAACCCGTCTCGCACTTAGCCACGTCTTGGGGCGAATAGCCCGGCGAATGAGAAATGCATCGGCAGCCGGCTCTACCCCTCAATGGCGTGCGATATTCGGGCTTGATCAATGA
- a CDS encoding IS5 family transposase (programmed frameshift), whose amino-acid sequence MGDLIWLSEAQMRRIEPYFPLSHGVPRVDDRRVISGIIFVIRNGLRWRDAPAEYGPPKTIYNRFIRWSRLGVFNKIFAALAAKGGKPDHLMIDATHLKAHRTAASLLKKGMFPRRIGRTKGGLNSKLHAVCDGKGRPLVMLLSEGQMSDYKGAALMIDALPRAKALLADRGYDADWFRAALAERKITACIPSKVNRKVTIPHDIALYRQRHKIENMFGRLKDWRRIHTRYDRCAHTFMSAICIAATVIFWLNQ is encoded by the exons ATGGGTGATTTGATCTGGTTGTCGGAAGCGCAGATGCGCCGCATCGAGCCATATTTTCCGCTGTCCCATGGGGTGCCTCGTGTCGATGATCGTCGGGTCATCAGTGGGATCATCTTCGTGATCAGGAACGGCTTGCGGTGGCGCGACGCGCCAGCGGAGTACGGCCCACCAAAAACGATCTACAATCGCTTCATTCGCTGGAGCAGGCTGGGCGTGTTCAACAAGATTTTCGCGGCACTCGCGGCGAAGGGCGGGAAGCCCGACCATCTGATGATCGATGCGACCCACCTGAAAGCCCACCGGACTGCAGCAAGTCTGCTCAAAAAGGGGATGT TTCCCCGACGTATCGGACGTACCAAAGGCGGCCTGAACTCGAAGCTACATGCCGTCTGCGACGGCAAAGGCAGACCGCTGGTGATGCTGCTGAGCGAGGGCCAGATGAGCGACTACAAAGGCGCTGCCCTCATGATCGACGCTTTGCCCAGGGCCAAAGCCTTGCTCGCAGACAGGGGCTATGACGCCGACTGGTTCCGCGCCGCTCTCGCAGAGCGCAAGATCACCGCCTGCATCCCGTCAAAGGTCAACCGAAAGGTGACGATCCCCCACGACATCGCACTCTATCGCCAGCGTCACAAGATTGAGAATATGTTCGGCAGGCTCAAGGATTGGCGGCGCATCCACACCCGCTATGACCGCTGTGCGCACACCTTCATGTCTGCAATCTGCATCGCAGCCACCGTCATCTTCTGGCTCAATCAATGA